AATCTTGCATCAACCTGTTCGAATCTTCTATCTACCTGTTCGAATCTTTTGTTCACGTCTTCTCTCAGTTCTGCAAATCTTGCATCAACCTGCTGGAATCTTTTATCCACCTGTTCCATGAAGACCTGTAGAGTTGTTTCCAGTCTTATGAGCCTTTCTCTGTCTTCCTGGGTGAAGCCTTCATTGCCGGCAAAAGCTGTAGAAAATAAAAATGTGAGAAAAATGCCGATTACGACGATTACGTTTTCTTTTTTTCCTGTCATGGGTTACAACTCCATGCGGTATCTACCGTTGTTCCCGTGATGTGTTTTGACGATCGTTTTTTCATTTTCGGGTTAAATAATATCAGGATAAATTAACAAAGTCGACGCTGCAAAGGATTTCGCCGGGGCAATGTGTGTAAGGAAATTTGTTGGGCGATATTGAACCTTTAGCTATTAAACGGTAGTTCCTTTGCAGGGTCCGCTATAAGAGGTGTTTAGGTGATGATGCACGGATTGGTGTTTGAGGCCTGTGGGGAACTGTGGGCCTTTGAAATAGATGCTGTGGAAAAGGTAGCAAGGGCTGCGGCCGTAAGGCGGATTCCGGAAATGCCGGAAGGTTTGATGGGAATGGTCGGGTTCCGTGGCAGGTTCATTTTCGTTTTTGACTTCCGCAGGCTTTTCATGTGCGATGACCGGGAGTTCAGCAGTAACGATCGGTTTATCATTCTCAGATCGGCCGACGGCCACATTGCCCTGGTCGTAGACGACGTGGTGGGGGTATTTGAGCTGAATCCCGTAGCGGATCGAGAAACGGAAAGGATAATGACTCATAAGTGTGGCCCTGTGAAATCAATAGCCCTTCCGGCCAGCGGGATTCCCGGGTACGATGCCGTATTGGGGCGGGGAATTCGGGTTCTGGATGCCGGCTGGTTTTTCAGGAAGGGGGCGGATGCAGAGGTTGCGGAGGCGTGGTTGTCCGAGGAAGATTTCGGTCGGTCACGCTGAAGGCCGATAAAAAATGTGTGGCAGGAGTTGCCTGATGGGCGCAATCGAAAACGAAGTGCAGGCTTCTGGATTATGAACGATCCGTGCGGCGAAATTTCCCGGGAATCGATTTCAATGATAAAGGAAGCCCTTGAGCGTTATCTGGGGATATGCTGCGACAGAACGGTCTTACGCGGCGGGCTTAGAGCTCTGAGAAAGGCCGCAGAAAAAAGCGGTTACTCATCGCCGGAAGAGTTTTTGTTCTGGTTGCTGATGGAAGCTCCGGAAAAAGAGCGCGTACGTCGTCTGGCGGAATTTTTCACCGTGGGGGAGACTTACTTTTTTCGCGGCGTGAGGGTTTTCCTTGCGTTAAGAGATGGTTTGATACCGGACATACTGGCGCGCAAGAGGTCCCTGGGGCTGGATCAGAATGTGCGTATATGGAGCGCAGGGTGCAGTACCGGCGAGGAGCCTTACACACTGGCCATACTGCTCGAAGAGGCCGGGCCTCGGGAAAGCGGCTGGTCCTATTCTATCGTTGCCACGGATATTAACGGGGGCTTCATCGCCCGGGCGAAAAAAGCCCGTTACGGACAGTGGTCCTTTAGAAAGCCTCTTCCGGAAAAGTACAAAAAGTACTTTACCGCCCTGGAGGGAGGGGAGTTCGAGGTCATTCCCGACATAAAAAAGCGCGTCTCCTTCTCGGTGCTTAATCTCGTTGAAGAGGGATATCCCTCGCCGGCCACGGGAACTTCCAGACTGGACGTTATAATCTGTCGAAACGTCATTATGTACATGCTTCCCGAATATCGCCGTAAGGTGGTGGAAAGGTTCCGGCAGTGTCTGGTGGAGGGGGGATTCTTGATTCTGACGCCCGCAGAGGTGCATTCCGTGGAGACGGAAGGGTGGAAATACTCTGTAATTCCCGGAGGTGCCCTTTTGCAGAAGACCTCCCGAAGGCCAACGACTGCGGTCAGAGCTTCCTCCGTGAGTGCTTCCGAAAAGGACCCTGTGATCGAGATCTCCGCCCGTTCCGGTACCGGGTTACCGCGGGGTTCTTCACAGATATTGAAGCAACGGAGTAAGGATGATGATGCGGCGGCCGCTGAGATTTCAAAAGCCGGGGAATTGGCTGGTCGGAGAAAGGTTGAATCTCAATCGGGTACGGTGCCCGACATCAGGGAAGTAGCCGGAAAAATCCAGGGCATGGCGAATGATGGGCAGTACGAGGAAGCCCTCGAACTTATAGACCGGCATGCCGAAGCCCTGAAGTTCAGACCGGAGTTTTACTATCTGAAGGGTGCTCTTTTCCGGGAAATGGGCCGTACCGAAGAGGCCCTTGCGTCATACAGGCGGGCACTTTATCTCGATCCTCATTGGGTTCCCGCTTTAATAGCCCTCGGGACCCTGTTGAAAGCTCAGGGCAACAGGGTTGCCGGAAACAACTTTCTCCGTGAAGCCCTGGCTTTGCTGAAGCAAAAACCGGAGGGAGAAATATCTTTGTTTGACGGAAATTTTGATGTCCCAGACCTGATAGGTATGATTGAGGCAGTTCTTGAAAGCGAAAAGAGGGAAAATGGACGAAAGGGAAATTGAAATCCTGGAGAAAAGAGCCCGTGAACTGGCCGAAGGTTTCCGGCAGGAGCTTCTCCAGGAAGACTCAATAGATGCGGTTGCTTTCATTCTGGGCGAAAGGGAATTCGCTTTAGGTCTGGAATGCGTCCGTGAAGTAAGACCTTTCTCCGGTGTTACCCCTCTCCCTGCCGTTCCCCGGTTTGTTATGGGTATTACCGGCATCAGGGGAGAAGTGCTTTCCGTGGTGGACATTTCGGAATTGCTGGGTGTTAGTCCGGCTCCCCTGAGCTCAGACGCCGGGCTGATTATCCTGCAGGATCAGGGATCGGGCATGACTTTTGCCCTTGTGGTCAATCGCATACTGGGCGTGGTGAAAGTATCCCGTAAGGAATTACTTCCTTTATCTGCCTGTTACGAATTTGCAAAAAGTAAGATCGTTCAGGGAGTGACCACTTCCGGTGTGATCCTTCTCGACGGAAGGGCTCTTTTAAACGAACCCTCTCTTATGTTGTAGTGTTAAAAAAACTGACGGAGGATTGCTCTCATGCTGGGAATAGGGAGAAGCCTGAAGATTAAGATGGCTCTTATCTTCGGATCCATTGTAGTTTTCAGCCTTATTGCTTCCGGAGTGCTTACCTTTGTCCACACAAGAAAAACCCTTATGGACCGCATATCTTGTGAGCTCGCATCGGGTATAAAAAGGAAAGGGCATGAGGTCGTGGAGTTCTTAAAAGACAGGGTAACCGATGTCGAACTCATTGCTAATTCAAGATACCCTATGGACATCATAAATTATGTCTTAAAGGTCCGGGAGGGGGTTACGGGTAGCATAGCAATATACGAAGGACTGGCCCATAAAGCCCACGATTATCTTAAGAATCCGAAGGTGAGGAAGTATTTTGACGACATAGTCATAATCGATTCGGAAAGCTTTTACATTTTTTACACTGTTCAGAGAGGGCTGGAGGGTGGGTTTATACCCGTCTCACAATATGAAGTGCTGAGGTCTGCATGGGGAGCAGTCGTCGAGGATCGGCCCGAATATCGTAACGGTGCCGCCGACCACAAAACCGTCTACATTTCCGACATTACTTTTTATCAGCCCGTGGGACAGCCCTGCCTCATCATAGCCTGTCCGATTACCAATGATCTGGGAAGAAGGGTGGCCGTTATCGTCGGTGTGGTCGGCATCCGCCATATTAATCTCGTCGTGGCGGGAGAAGCGGGTCAGGGGAAAGCATCGGAAACCTATCTTGTGGGCCGTGATGGTCTGGTTCGCTCTTCTACGGTTTTTCTTTCTATCAACGACGTCGGGCAGAAGAAGATCGAATCAGAGGCCCTGCAAAGGGCTTTGAAGGGTGAGGAGGGTGTGGTTACCTGTGTGAACCACAGGAATCAAAAAGTCGTTACGGCTTTTGCCCCTTTAAAACTTCCGGATAGAGCAGGAACCAATTTCGACTGGATTATCCTATCGGAAGTGGAATACGACAGAGCCTTCGGGCCGGTGAGAAGGCTTGCCTTCTATTACTCTTTCCTTGGAATCGGAATAGCCCTTCTTGCCGTAGTCGTTTCTTTTTTCGTTGCCCGTTCTATGGTGAGACCTATCAGGGTGCTCAGAGATGCCGTCGGCGCAATGGCAAAGGGGGACCTGAGCTATGCACTGCCCGATTCAAAAAGGGGCGATGAGGTGGGAGAATTAATAAGAGACTTTCGGAAGATGCAGGAGGTACTCAAGGCCAATACCGGTGGGCTTGTCGAAGGCGTTCAGAGGCTTGCAACGGCGGTAAACGAGCTTTCTGCCACGGCTGCGGAGCTCGCAACTGGTGCGGCCGAAACGGCGTCAAGCGTACAGGAAGTGGGGACTACTGCCGAAGAGATGCGCCAGGTTGCCAGGCATTCTCTGGAAAAGTCCAGGAATGTCGGGGCAATAGCCGAAGATGCCGTGCGGGAGGCCGTTCGTGGGCGGGAGGCTGCCGAGGAAGCCTTAAAGGGCCTGGGCAGTATTCGCAGGGAAATAGAGTTTCTGGCTTCAAGCGTCATAAAACTGGGGGAGCAGAGTCGTAACATCGGGATTATTATAGACACTGTGAAGGATCTCGCCGATCAGGTTAACATCCTTTCGGTCAATGCGGCAATTGAGGCGGCCAGAGCAGGAGAGCAGGGGAAGGGGTTTTCCGTTGTGGCTCAGGAGATGAGAAACCTTGCGGAACAGTCGAGAGAAGCGGCCGACCGGATAAAGGAAATACTGACGAAGGTTCAGGATTCAACTTCTGAAGCGGTCATGGCAGTTGAGCGGGGAAATAAGGCTGTTTCGAGGGGTGTTGAACTGGGTGAAGAGATGGGAAGCACGATAAAAAGTCTGGCCGCGGTGGTTCAGGAAGCAGCCGATTCGGCTCTTCAGATTTCGGCATCCAGCCAGCAACAGCTTACAGGTGTGGAGCAGGTCGTCGAGGCCATGCGGGCCATTCAGGAGGCGGTTCATCAAAATACGGAAGCGGCGCGTCAGCTTGAAGCATCCGTCCATGATCTCGCGGAACTGAGTGAGTCTCTCAAGAAGCTTGCGGAGTCCTTCAAGTTTTAGTGGGTTGGAGTGGTTAGATGCAGGACGATCAGTTGATGGCCGCATTGCTGGAGGCCTTTCGGGAAGAAGCCCGGGAAAGGCTTGAGGCTCTGTACTCTTTTGCCGAAGCGCTGGAGTCGGGTGATCTTACCCGGGAGAAGGTCGATGAGGCCTATCGTGAGGCTCACAGCCTGAAAGGTGCGGCAAGAGCCGTGGGCCTGACCGAGGTGGTTCGGGTATGCCAGGAACTCGAAAGCTTTATCGGTCGTCTGAAGGACGATGGGGAGCGGGAGCCTCAGGAAGTTGCCCGTGAGCTATATCGGTTCATAAAGGAAATAGAATCGGGCATATACGGCTGGAAAGCGGCATCGGGAGTATCGCAGGGTGAGGCCTTTTCGGAAGGTGCCGTCGAGAAGGATCGTGGGGGATTTTTTGAAGAAGGTGAGACATCCGAAGGGGCCGTTGCTCTTGCGAGAACCGGTGATAAGGTTTCCTACGAACCGCTTCATGAACCGACGGAAACCGTCAGGGTTAACGTACGGCGGCTTGACGTTCTTTTAAGACGGGCCGAGGAATTCATTCCGATCAAGCTGGCTTCTTCGCAGTATGCCGGGGAATTAAAAAAACTCTACTGGTTCCTTGAAGATGTGAAGAGCCGTCGCGGTGATGACCCGGATCTGTCTTACGTTGAAAGTGTGCTTCAGAGGCTGGTCCTTCGCGTGGAGTCCACATCGCGTCAGCTCGACATCCTTGTGGAGGACCTGCTGGATCGGGCTAAAGACCTTTTGATGCAGCCCTTTTCCGTTTTGTTCCAGGGTATGGGCAGGATGGTCAGGGAGCTTGCCGGAGAGCTCGGAAAGGAGGTGGTCTTCACGGTTGACGGTGAGGACATAGAAATAGATCGGAGGATTCTGGAGGAATTGAGGGATCCGATGATTCATCTCCTCAGGAATGCCGTGGATCACGGAATTGAAGTTCCTGAAGAAAGAGTGCGTCGAGGTAAGGACAGGCAGGGCCGTGTCGGGGTGCTGATCAGACGGGAGGAGGCGAGAAAGGTTTCTCTGGTGGTGAGGGATGACGGGAGGGGTATATCGGTTAAGAGGGTGCGGGAAAAGGCCCTGGAGCTGGGTTTACTTCAGCAGTCCAGGCTGGAGGGGATGGATGACTTTCAGGTCCTTCAATTCATCTTTTATCCGGGCTTTTCTACGAGCCCTTCCGTTACGGAGCTTTCCGGGCGGGGTCTCGGTATGTCCATCGTAAAGGAAAAGATCGAATCGGTCGGTGGGAGCGTATCGGTTTCGAGCAAAGAAGGCTTTGGGACGGAGTTTATAATCGAACTTCCGGTGTCGCTGGCGACCTTTCGAGGCATTCTGGTCAGGGATCTGGGACGGCGCTTCGTTGTGCCCACTCATAGTGTTGATGCCGTGGTCAGACTGGAAGAATCTGATCATAGAGCGTTAATAGGCGGTGTCGTTTCCGTAAAGCATAACGGTCAGATAATTCCGGTGCAAAGGCTCGGGGCGGTGCTGGGGCTTGATCGGCCCCGGCGCCGGGAGGGTGATTCTCCTTCCGTTCTGCTGGTGATAAGTGCATCCGGTGTCAGAGCCGGTTTTCTCGTGGAAGAGGTCATAACGGAGCAGGAGGGGCTGATCAAGGGGCTGGGACCCCACTTAAAAAGCGTTCCTTTCGTCTGGGCCGCTACCGTCCTGGGAAGCGGAGAAGTGGTACCCGTTCTGAATCCCGGTGATCTCGTGAGGTCTCTGCAGGAAAAGCCCGTAGCCGCTGAAGATTCCGGGGAATACGATCGGGGAATCCCTCTGAAGAGAAAAAATATTCTCGTGGTTGAAGATTCCATAACCTCCAGAACGCTTTTGAAAAACATTCTGGAAGCCTCGGGTTTCGGAGTGATAACAGCCGTTGACGGGCTGGAAGCCCTTTCATTGCTGGAGAACTACGAGATCGATCTGGTGGTTTCGGATGTCGAAATGCCCCGCATGAACGGGATTGAATTGACCAGGAGGATTCGCGCCAGTGAAGGTATGCGAAACCTTCCCGTTATCCTGGTGACGGGGCTGGATTCTCCGGAAGATCGAGAACGGGGACTGGAAGCCGGCGCTGACGCTTACATCGTAAAGACGGACTTCAGGCAAACGACTCTGCTGGAGGTGATAAGAAGGTACTTATGAACGGGAGAAAGCGGCTACTCATTGTCGATGATTCTCCAACCTGGAGGAGTTATCTCAGATACATCTTTGAAAAAGACGGGTATTTCGATGTGATTGGCACGGCCGTTGACGGACTCGATGCCCTTGAGAAAACCCGTCTTCTCGTCCCCGATGTGATAACCATGGACATAGAAATGCCCCGTATGAACGGAATTGAGGCCTCCAGAAGGATAATGGAATTTCATCCCGTGCCGATAATAATCGTGAGCGATTTCTGGGAAACTGAGGCGGTTAAAAAGGCCTTTGATGCCATGGAGATAGGGGCTGTGGCAGGTGTTCAGAAACCGAGCATGATTGTTTCGGAACGTGCCGGAGCCGAACAGATATCAGTGCTGGTGAGAACGGTAAAGCTGATGTCGGAAGTGCCGGTGATAAGACGGAGCAGGTTGAAGCCCGGGAGCAGATATGAGGAAAAGGACGGGGGAACCGCGGCTTCCTTTGAAGGGGTTTCGAAAGTAAGGCTTGTGGTAATCGGTGCGTCCACAGGTGGTCCTGTGGTTCTTAAAGAAATTTTTTCCCGGCTTCCGGCAAACTTTCCTTTACCCATTGCCGTGGTGCAGCACATCGCCCCGGGGTTCATAACGGGGTTCGTGAAGTGGCTCGAACAGGCATCTCCTTTGCGTTTTTCCGAAGCCTGCCACGGTGAGGAGCTTCTGCCCGGGACGGTCTATCTGGCTCCCGACGGCGTTCACATGGAAGTTGACCACAGATTGATCGTTCGCCTGACCGATGGGCCGGCCGAACACGGTGTTAAGCCCTCCGTTTCGGTTCTTTTCAGGTCCGTTGCGAAGAATCTGGGTCCTCATGCGGTGGGTGTGCTTCTTACCGGTATGGGGAAGGATGGGGCTGAAGAGTTGCTTGCTATGCGCAGGGCCGGAGCGATAACCATTGCTCAGGATGAAGATAGTTCTCTTGTTTTCGGCATGCCGGGAGAAGCGGTTCGGCTGAGCGGTGCGACGATGGTACTACCGCCGGAAAGGATAGCCAGATACCTAATGAAACTGGGCGGAGAAATTGAAAGAGAAGGAGGGTAATCGGGAAAACTATGAGCGGGGATACAGGGGTTCTGGGCGGAAAAAGTATGAAAATTCTGGTCGTCGAAGACAGTAAGACTCAGGCGGTTCATTTAAAATCTCTTCTGGAGCGTAACGGTTATTACGTGGTCTGTGCGGAGAACGGCAAGGCTGCCTGGGAGGTCCTGCAACGAGATCCTCCGGACATTGTCATTACCGACATTCTTATGCCGGAGATGGACGGGTACGAGCTCTGCAGGAAAATTAAGGCCGATGAAAAAACCCGCCGGATTCCCGTTGTTCTTGTGAGCAGGCTGTCCGACCCTGAAGATATCATTAAAGGAATCGAGTCCGGAGCCGACAATTTCATTACCAAGCCCTATGACGAAGAGGCTCTGGTTGCCAGAATTGATTACATTTCCGTCAACAAGAAACTGCGACGGGAGAACCGATCCGAAATGGGTCTCGAAGTTTTTTTTGGAGGGAAAAGACACTTCATAACGGCGGATCGCATTCAGATACTGGATCTTCTGTTGTCCACTTACGAAGAAGCAAGACGACGGGCCGTTGAGCTGGAGAAGGCTCACAAAGAGCTCCAGGAGGCTTACAGGAAGATAAAAACCCTTGAAG
This portion of the Thermodesulforhabdus norvegica genome encodes:
- a CDS encoding chemotaxis protein CheW; the protein is MMHGLVFEACGELWAFEIDAVEKVARAAAVRRIPEMPEGLMGMVGFRGRFIFVFDFRRLFMCDDREFSSNDRFIILRSADGHIALVVDDVVGVFELNPVADRETERIMTHKCGPVKSIALPASGIPGYDAVLGRGIRVLDAGWFFRKGADAEVAEAWLSEEDFGRSR
- a CDS encoding CheR family methyltransferase → MNDPCGEISRESISMIKEALERYLGICCDRTVLRGGLRALRKAAEKSGYSSPEEFLFWLLMEAPEKERVRRLAEFFTVGETYFFRGVRVFLALRDGLIPDILARKRSLGLDQNVRIWSAGCSTGEEPYTLAILLEEAGPRESGWSYSIVATDINGGFIARAKKARYGQWSFRKPLPEKYKKYFTALEGGEFEVIPDIKKRVSFSVLNLVEEGYPSPATGTSRLDVIICRNVIMYMLPEYRRKVVERFRQCLVEGGFLILTPAEVHSVETEGWKYSVIPGGALLQKTSRRPTTAVRASSVSASEKDPVIEISARSGTGLPRGSSQILKQRSKDDDAAAAEISKAGELAGRRKVESQSGTVPDIREVAGKIQGMANDGQYEEALELIDRHAEALKFRPEFYYLKGALFREMGRTEEALASYRRALYLDPHWVPALIALGTLLKAQGNRVAGNNFLREALALLKQKPEGEISLFDGNFDVPDLIGMIEAVLESEKRENGRKGN
- a CDS encoding chemotaxis protein CheW, producing MDEREIEILEKRARELAEGFRQELLQEDSIDAVAFILGEREFALGLECVREVRPFSGVTPLPAVPRFVMGITGIRGEVLSVVDISELLGVSPAPLSSDAGLIILQDQGSGMTFALVVNRILGVVKVSRKELLPLSACYEFAKSKIVQGVTTSGVILLDGRALLNEPSLML
- a CDS encoding methyl-accepting chemotaxis protein, with amino-acid sequence MLGIGRSLKIKMALIFGSIVVFSLIASGVLTFVHTRKTLMDRISCELASGIKRKGHEVVEFLKDRVTDVELIANSRYPMDIINYVLKVREGVTGSIAIYEGLAHKAHDYLKNPKVRKYFDDIVIIDSESFYIFYTVQRGLEGGFIPVSQYEVLRSAWGAVVEDRPEYRNGAADHKTVYISDITFYQPVGQPCLIIACPITNDLGRRVAVIVGVVGIRHINLVVAGEAGQGKASETYLVGRDGLVRSSTVFLSINDVGQKKIESEALQRALKGEEGVVTCVNHRNQKVVTAFAPLKLPDRAGTNFDWIILSEVEYDRAFGPVRRLAFYYSFLGIGIALLAVVVSFFVARSMVRPIRVLRDAVGAMAKGDLSYALPDSKRGDEVGELIRDFRKMQEVLKANTGGLVEGVQRLATAVNELSATAAELATGAAETASSVQEVGTTAEEMRQVARHSLEKSRNVGAIAEDAVREAVRGREAAEEALKGLGSIRREIEFLASSVIKLGEQSRNIGIIIDTVKDLADQVNILSVNAAIEAARAGEQGKGFSVVAQEMRNLAEQSREAADRIKEILTKVQDSTSEAVMAVERGNKAVSRGVELGEEMGSTIKSLAAVVQEAADSALQISASSQQQLTGVEQVVEAMRAIQEAVHQNTEAARQLEASVHDLAELSESLKKLAESFKF
- a CDS encoding hybrid sensor histidine kinase/response regulator; this encodes MQDDQLMAALLEAFREEARERLEALYSFAEALESGDLTREKVDEAYREAHSLKGAARAVGLTEVVRVCQELESFIGRLKDDGEREPQEVARELYRFIKEIESGIYGWKAASGVSQGEAFSEGAVEKDRGGFFEEGETSEGAVALARTGDKVSYEPLHEPTETVRVNVRRLDVLLRRAEEFIPIKLASSQYAGELKKLYWFLEDVKSRRGDDPDLSYVESVLQRLVLRVESTSRQLDILVEDLLDRAKDLLMQPFSVLFQGMGRMVRELAGELGKEVVFTVDGEDIEIDRRILEELRDPMIHLLRNAVDHGIEVPEERVRRGKDRQGRVGVLIRREEARKVSLVVRDDGRGISVKRVREKALELGLLQQSRLEGMDDFQVLQFIFYPGFSTSPSVTELSGRGLGMSIVKEKIESVGGSVSVSSKEGFGTEFIIELPVSLATFRGILVRDLGRRFVVPTHSVDAVVRLEESDHRALIGGVVSVKHNGQIIPVQRLGAVLGLDRPRRREGDSPSVLLVISASGVRAGFLVEEVITEQEGLIKGLGPHLKSVPFVWAATVLGSGEVVPVLNPGDLVRSLQEKPVAAEDSGEYDRGIPLKRKNILVVEDSITSRTLLKNILEASGFGVITAVDGLEALSLLENYEIDLVVSDVEMPRMNGIELTRRIRASEGMRNLPVILVTGLDSPEDRERGLEAGADAYIVKTDFRQTTLLEVIRRYL
- the cheB gene encoding chemotaxis-specific protein-glutamate methyltransferase CheB; its protein translation is MNGRKRLLIVDDSPTWRSYLRYIFEKDGYFDVIGTAVDGLDALEKTRLLVPDVITMDIEMPRMNGIEASRRIMEFHPVPIIIVSDFWETEAVKKAFDAMEIGAVAGVQKPSMIVSERAGAEQISVLVRTVKLMSEVPVIRRSRLKPGSRYEEKDGGTAASFEGVSKVRLVVIGASTGGPVVLKEIFSRLPANFPLPIAVVQHIAPGFITGFVKWLEQASPLRFSEACHGEELLPGTVYLAPDGVHMEVDHRLIVRLTDGPAEHGVKPSVSVLFRSVAKNLGPHAVGVLLTGMGKDGAEELLAMRRAGAITIAQDEDSSLVFGMPGEAVRLSGATMVLPPERIARYLMKLGGEIEREGG
- a CDS encoding response regulator, with product MSGDTGVLGGKSMKILVVEDSKTQAVHLKSLLERNGYYVVCAENGKAAWEVLQRDPPDIVITDILMPEMDGYELCRKIKADEKTRRIPVVLVSRLSDPEDIIKGIESGADNFITKPYDEEALVARIDYISVNKKLRRENRSEMGLEVFFGGKRHFITADRIQILDLLLSTYEEARRRAVELEKAHKELQEAYRKIKTLEGILPICSGCKKLRDDDGIWHSLEEYLEARSNTRFSHGLCPECAERLYPDYFGKK